GCCTCGGTTTCCCTCCTGTGCAATGTACATTCCTCTAGATGATGTAAAAATCCTTACCCCAGCCTTCCTAATAGCCCTCCCCATACTAGCCCTGCCCAGACTGGCCCTGACATTCCAGAAGCGGCCCTGAAGTGAGGTTGAAGGTCCCAGGTGGGAGTTGTGACCCATCTCTGAGTTTCCTCCTGAGTTCTGGGCCCTGGACTAGGTCCTGGCAGGGTATCTGGCCTTGGCAGATCAGAGCCATCAGAGGGGAGAAAAGCCCTGTGCCTCTGAGAAAGGCCTCAGGGAGGGGGCCTGCATTGTGATGACCTCATCCATTCTATGACATCATCCTCTCTCTTATTCCCACTCCTCCCTGATCAACTGCTCTGCAAACAACCATCAATCTGAATCCCAAAGGCCTGAGAAAGTCTGTTCTCCAGTACCTGCTGCTGATCTTCTGTCTCACCCAGCAAGAAGCACCATGAAATTGGAATTCACCGAGAAAAACTACAACAGCTTCGTACTGCAGAACCTGAACAAACAGAGAAAACGCAAAGAGTACTGGGACATAGCCCTGACTGTGGACCACCATGTCTTCTTTGCACATCGCAATGTGCTGGCTGCAGTCTCTCCGCTGGTGAAGAACCTCATCTCCAACCATGACATGAAGACCACCGATGAGCTCTTTATCACCATTGACCCCAACTACCTGAGTCCGACCACAGTGGACCAGCTTCTAGACTACTTCTACAGTGGCAAGGTGGTGATCTCAGAACAGAATGTGGAAGAGCTCCTTCGTGGGGCCCAGTATTTCAACACACCCCGCCTTCGAATTCACTGCAATGACTTCCTGATCAAGTCCATCCGCCGTGCCAACTGCTTGCGCTACCTCTTCTTGGCTGAGTTGTTTGAGCTCAAAGAGGTGTCAGACTTGGCCTACTCTGGCATCCGTGACAACTTCCACTACTGGGCCAGTCCTGAGGGCTGCGTGCACTTCATGCGCTGTCCACCTGTCATCTTCGGCCGCCTGCTCCGAGATGAAAACTTGCATGTACTCAATGAAGACCAGGCTCTCAACGCACTCATCAATTGGGTATGCTTCCGGAAGGATGAGCGGGAGAAGTATTTCAAGAAGTTCTTCAATTACATCAACCTCAATGCTGTCTCCAACAAGACGCTAATGTATGCCAGCAACAAGCTGATGGGCATGGAGAACAGCTCAGCCCACTCAACCCTGATTGAGAGCGTCCTTGTGGACCGCAAGCAGGAGAGGCCAACCAGCCTGCTGAGCTACCAGCGGAAAGGGGCCCTGCTTGATTCAGTGGTCATCCTAGGTGGCCAGAAGGCCCACGGAAAGTTCAACGATGGAGTGTTTGCTTATATCATCCAGGAGAACCTGTGGTTGAAGCTCTCAGAGATGCCCTACAGGGCAGCAGCACTGAGTGCCACCTCTGCTGGTCGCTACATCTACATCTCTGGTGGAACCACTGAGCAGATTTCAGGGCTGAAGACGGCTTGGCGGTATGACATGGATGACAACTCCTGGACCAAGTTGCCCGACCTGCCAATTGGGCTTGTCTTCCACACCATGGTGACCTGCGGGGGGACAGTGTACTCAGTGGGAGGCAGCATTGCCCCAAGGCGCTATGTCTCTAACATCTATCGCTATGATGAGCGCAAGGAGACCTGGTGCCTGGCAGGGAAGATGAGCATTCCTATGGATGGCACAGCCGTGATCACCAGGGGTGACCGgaacctgtatattgtcactgggCGGTGCTTGGTGAAGGGTTACATCTCCCGGGTTGGGGTGGTGGACTGCTTCGATACCAACACTGGGGAGGTGGTCCAGTGTATCACCTTTCCTATTGAGTTCAACCACCGGCCCCTGCTCTCTTTTCATCAGGACAACATCCTCTGCGTGTACAGCCACCGGCAGAGTGTAGAGATCAACCTGCAGAAGGTAAAGGCCAACAAGACAACCACCTCAGTGCCTCTTTTGCCCAACAACTGCCCCTTGGATGTGTCCCATGCTATATGCTCTGTTGGAGACAACAAAGTATTTGTGTGCGGAGGTGTCACCACAACCACCGATGTCCAGACAAAGGACTATACCATCAATCCAAATGCCTACCTTCTGGACCAAAAGGCAGGCGAGTGGAAGACCCTGGCCCCCCCACCGGAAGCATTGGACTGTCCTGCCTGCTGTCTAGCCAAGCTACCTTGCAAGATTCTTCAAAGGATTTAAACAACTTTTTAAGTGGGAGAATAAGTAAATGCATTATTATTCACAATTTaatgagagagaaatagagaggaAGGTGTCGGTTCCTTTTTAGTCTCTGTTTGGCCCTGAAGGTGGAGATGCTGGGCTCTGGCTACTCCCAGTGTGGGGAGATTCAGGGCTGCCCTGTTACTGAAGGGATCCAAGCTGAGGCTGAAAAAGTCTCTGGTGGGTGGGATTGAGGCATATCTCAGGCACTGGCTCCCAGTCGGTGAAGATTCAGGGCTACTCCATCATTGAAGGGATCCAAGGAGAGGCTGGAAGGGGATCCTGGGTGGGTGAAATCAAGGCATCTCCCAGGCCCCGGCCAAGGTGATGTCTGAAAGGCCCCCTATCCTATACCCTTGAGGTCACCTTGAAGACACATGCTAGACTGACAGGTAAAGCACCTGCTTAGAGTTGTGAAGCCTCAGGCTCCTCCAACACTCATTTCTGAGTCTGCCCAGGAAGGCAGGGGAGGGCCAATCCCAGGTCTGGGAGAGGAGCCTCCTGGGTTAGGGAGGGAGAAGGTGGTGTGAGCCAGGCTCGAGGATGTGGGCAGAGGGTGTGGGGTTGGGACAGGAGAGAAGGCAGGGTTGCTTGGCTATTGGGATGGACCATGCAGCTATGGTGTGTCTCATTTGTGAGCAAGTTGTAGGGTTACTTACATGTTTCCAGTAAGCAAGGTTCATTGGGAACTTTCTCCAGGAATACAAGGTCTGAGGAACTGGGGGTGGAAGAGAGGCaagtaaagggagaaaaaagaaacccaCATCTCTATTGGAGACATAAGGGAGATGATGGGATGACAGTCAGGATGGTTTAGTAGTTAGGGGCCTGACTACTGGGGACAGATGGCCTGGTTCAAATGCCAGTCCCACCACTTACTGGGTAATCCTGAGAAAGTTATTAACACCTCTGTGCcttagttccctcatctgtaaaggggGGACAACAAGAGCACCTGCCTCACTGGGTGATGTGATGTGCAAAGTGCCGAGGACAGTCCCTGGCATATGTTAAAGTGCTGCAGGAGcacttttataaaagaaaaaaaggaaaagagggatgAGGCAAGGGTCTAGGTTCTTGGACGCTGATATTAAGTTAGGTTCCATAAAATGTTCTTTGGGACTCCCTGCCTCAAAGCCTAGTGAGCTCTCCTCAATTCTAACTACTTCTGTTTCCctttcatttgtgtttccataGAAGCCTCAACAATTTAGAAGAAACTGACCAAGTCCTTGAACACCACATATAAtcctcattcatccattcacttgTCCCTTCATGAATTCACTTACTCATCTGCTCATCagttcacacacacagacacacgcacactcacTGGGGCCTCTCTGCAGGTCTCTGTGCTGGGTGCTCGGGCGATGACACAGACAGTCCCCGTCCCTGGGAGAGTGTCCACCAGTGCCATGCAACAAGAGTAGTACACAGGCCACATAGggaatttcattttttctagCAGCCACATTAACaaggtaaaaagaaatgaatgaaattaataatatatttcatttaatgcAATATAcctaaaaattaacatttaaaccaATAGTCAATGGAAACATTTATTAATGaggtatttaacatttttttttgcatattgagTCTTCAGAACCCAGTGTGTATTACACTTACAGCATGGCTCATTTTGGACTGACTACATACCTCAAGGCCCACGAAGCTAATGGCTGCTGTATTATACATGTGGGATACTTTACATATCCTCATGGTTCACATCTGCTCCATCCCCTTCATTTTCCCACTCAATCCTGCTTCACCCACTCAGCTGCAGCTTCCTGACTTCCCTGAAGGGTGGCCTCTCTCTTCAAAGCCTACCCCTCTGTCCAGGTCTTACTTCGCTCCCTCCAGTCCAGGACCTTGGACTTCACAGCTGACTCTCTCTCCCCTGGGAACTTACCCcacatttctctcttctccaatCCTGGGCAGCCCCCACCTCTGCTCATCTTATTGCATCTCCCAGCTGGAAGAAGAGGGTCCCACAGACCCACACAGCTAAGCCCagctgccccgcccccaccccaccaggcttcactaACCCAGTCACCTCTTATGACACCAgatggccattcccttctgctgATTCTCCAACCTTCTCTGGTGTCCTGGGGCCCTGCcctcctttctgtttcttctcagcCACTTACTTCTCATTTTGCTGCCAGAACTCTAGAGAAATAGAAGTCAGATGATCTGGCACCATAAGTAATCTGTTGTCCCcaaaaaaaacctctccagagCTTCCACTGCTTTTATGCACCTCTGAGGAAGAGGTGTCCTTCCATGATTCAAAGCAATCTCCTGTCTTGTCGTTCTGTTTCCTTACAACTTGCTAGGCTCCCCagttccctccctctccacatTCCCTTCCTGATGTCTTCTCTTCATTCCAGAAATATTCTCAAGGTTCTTCTAAGCTGAAGACAAACCCTCCTCAGTTTTGAGGTCCAGCTCTTGCTATCTGCCTGTCGCTTTCCTCAGCTGAGCCTCCTGAATGCTGCCTCTGCTCTCTGGTTCCAGACCAAACTCTAACCCACTCAGTCTGGCTTCTGTTCCCAGCACACCACCAAACTGTCTCCTGATGACACTGTTGTCTTTTTCTCaggattctttcttttccttgcagtgggatttccttccttcctttccttttagaatgctgctgccgctaagtcgcttcagtcatgtccgactctgtgcaaccccatggactatagcccaccaggcttccccgtccctgggattctccaggcaagaacactggagtgggttgccatttccttctccaatgcatgaaagtggaaagtgaaagtgaagttgctcagtcgtgtccgactcttcgagatcccatagactgcagcccaccaggctcctccgtccacggaattttccaggcaagagtagtggagtggggtgccattgccttctctgtccttttaGAATAGAGAGAGTATAATTTGATATATTAACCAATGTGGTCCTTCCTTGCTCCTTCAAAGTTAGAccatgaagctgaagcttcaaggTTTATTGCCCTGAGGAGGTTGGCACAGCTGAATGTAGGAATCAGAGCTCAACTCTTGGCTTCTGTTGCTAGAAGAGCTTCAGCAATTCATAGCAGAGATTATGGTCTTGAAAGACGTGACTTTTATACTATAATCCATGTCTTCAAACTGGAATACATGAAGTCTTTCCAAGGGAAATTCAGACAAGCATAGTTTGAAGGGAATTAGTTTTCAGATCCTCAACTTTTTCCCTAAAATTGGCCTGAGAATACATCTGTGGTGGAGATTTCATTCTAGTTCTCTTTCCCCATCTTCATTTTCAAAACGATCTGTCAAACATTTtacacagacagagagagcaaCATTTAACCACTCCAAATCTTCCCAGGGTGCACCGCCCCGGATGCCATATGGGGATATAAGCTAGTGTCAATGAAGTGTCAGCGAAGATTCCTTTCATCAAGACACCAATATCCAAAGAAGAGTTTGTGGTATTAATACTTTTCTAACTTATCTAGTGTCTGTGTTGACATGTGAAGCCCGGTGTTTTAAACTGGGATATTTTGGTCCAAGATAggtctttaaaaatgttaagtagCACAGTGCTATgaggacatatttttaaaaatcattactgACTAGTAATTCACCCGTTTAAAGTATAGAATTCAATGGCTTTTATATATTCACAGAGTTCTCCAATTATTGCAACAAtcaattttaggacattttcatcactccaaaaagaacTCTTGTACCCCATAGCTCTAACTCTCTAGCCCCCTCAATTCCCTAGCCCCAGGCAGCCAATAATTTAGTTTCTGACTCTATGGATTAGtctattctagacatttcatataaaatgtgACCTTCTTTTCtggctttcacttagcataatgttttcaagtttcacccatgttgtagcatgtaattcattcctttttacggcTGGATACTATACCATTGTGAGGTTATACCACATTTTATGTATCTGTTTATCAGTTAATAGATATTTGGTTTGCTTCCacttcttggctattatgaatagtactcaatgaacatttgtgtacaaggtTTTGTGTTCACacaggttttcatttctctacacCTAGGAATAGAATTGTTAGATCAAAttttaactctgtgtttaatcacttgaggaactgccagactgtttcccAAAGCAGCTGGtggcattcccaccagcaatatatgagggATCCAACTTTTCCGCCCCCTCACCAGCACTTCTTATTATCTGTCTTTCCACAAACAGTCATCCTAGTGAGAGAAAGcggcatctcattgtggttttggtttgcattgcCCTGATGCCTAGAGATGCTGGATATCTTTTCAGGGGCTTATTTTTGATGACAGTTGTTATCAGAGAAAGTATTATTCTTGAGGAAGAGTTCTCAAGGTACAAAGGTAGTGGGACTCAGAAACATGACAGTCTTTGTGCCATTATTTCATTCAGGCCACAGAATCGTAACAAGTATCTATTCCTTCCTACCAAGCCATCTATCTTAGaatattaaagattttttaaagtgtgtgagAAAATATCCACTACCAAGCACATCCTCTCTGCATTTTCACCATTCTCAGTAATGAGAAAAATGCTCCCATTCTCCTGAGTCTATTTGGTACAATTTAAAAGATGACATAAAAAATTCTACACTTACATTCAAAAGAACAATGTTACATCTTTGAACAAAAGTAAATATATCACGTTAGAACGCTTATTATTAGAATGCTTTATTCAGAGTTGTATGAAACATTTAAAACCTTTTTAATTAGGAATATATAACCCACACAGAAAAGCAACAATACGTAATTGTATAGCTTAATGAATTATAACTATTGTAAATATCCATGTAACTATTACTGAGTTCAAGCAACAGAATATTGCCAATATCTCAAAAGTCTCCAATGTGGCCCCTTCCTGATTACACCTCTTCTCTGCTCTCTGAGCTTTATGATAATGCCttccttgcttttttttcatcatcgtttcctgaccagggatctaactcaaaccctcagcagtgaaagcacaggcTCCTAACCACtcgaccactagggaattccctgtttcctgctcagtattcctgcctggagaatcctcgcggacagaggtgcctggccagctacagttcatgctgctaagtcacttcagtcgtgtccaactctgggcaaccccatagatggcagcccactaggctcccccatccctgggattctccagggcaagaacactagagtgggttgccatttccttctccaatgcatgaaagtgaaaagtgaaagggaagtcgctaaATCCctcagtttatggggttgcaaaaagtcagacacgactgagcgactaagcacagcacatagcttTACTGTCTAAGTAGGCATTTCTAATACATAGATTAGTTCAGCCTACCTTGAACTTTACATAAGAGACTTGTGCTGTATGAattattttgtgtctggcttctttcactcaaatTGTTTTCACAATTGATCCATGTTGTTGTATCTAGGTATAGTTCTTCCCATTCATCTTCTGTATAGTATTCTGTCATATGAGTATATCCTTTTATTTATCCAGTCTCCTGTTCATGGATATCTGGGTGGTTTCCAGTTTGGACAATTACAGACAATGCTATTCTTGTGAATGTATCTTGATACATGTGTACTCAACTTTATCTAGAACATAAGTGGAATTGCTGTCTTCATTTCTAGATAATGCCAAATTATTTCGCAAAGTGGTTGTGCCAGTTTTACATTGCCATGAGCAGTACTTGAAAACTCATGTTGTTTCTACATGCTTCCCAATCAATACTTAGTATTGTCAGACTTTTATTATTGCCAATCAGATATGAAGTATTATCTCAATgcagttttaatttccattctcTTGATTGATAATTAAAGGTTAAACACCTTTTAATGTTTATTGGACATTTGTATTCCCTCTTTtgtgaaatctttttttctatttggttattttctctttttgacttgttggaattctttttttttttcttttttcaatttttttgagttAGACcatttaaaaaagttttctgttttaaagtttgatttggaccatttttaaagtttattgaatttgttacaatattgcttctgttgtttattttctggttttctggctgggaggcatgtgggatcttagctccccaaccagggaaccatcgaacccacacctctgcgttggaaagtgaagtcttaaccactggaccaccagggaagtccctggaattcttAATATAGACTAGATACGAGTCGTCTACCAGTTTCAAATGTggtaaatatcttctcccattctgtggcttGCCCTTCCACTCATAATGgtatattttaattctaattagtctgatttgtcttttcatttttggttACTGCTCTTGATACTTGAGGAAACCATTCTTTACCCTGAGGTCACAAATATCCCATATGGATACATAATTGTCCCAGAACCAATTTTCCCACTTCTCTGCAGTGCCACCCTTGTTGTAAATCACATGTCCATACATGGGGACGTGCTTATGAGCTctcttattccattggtctattcgTCTGACCTTACACTAATAGTACAGCCTCCAGTTCTATAGCTTTGTCATATCCGATGTGGTTTAGAATTTGTTTGTCAAGATCCACAAAACTGTTGAGGTTTTGATTGTGATTGTGCTGAATTTATAGATCAATTTAGggaaatttcatatatttacagtatcagtttttaaaattcattgacaTGGTATATTTCCATTTTAGGGAGTCTTCTGTAATTCTTCTTAATGTTTTATACTTTGTAGAGGTCTCACATAAtgtttgttagatttattcctaggtactggacattttaaaattaatatattttatttaaaaaatatatagtcatatatattagatatgttcttttaaaatatatagcattctttgaaaaattcatttcttctttttagtcTATAGAAATacattgatttctgtatattgattttgtacttAGCAGATTATAGGGGATCTTTCTATATTCCAGATGTGAGCTGTTTCAGTTGTACATGTGGTAAATATCTTCTCTCCACTCAATATGAATCATAGctctaaatgtaaaatataaaactacaaaacttttagaaaaaaacatgGACCAAATCTTTGTAACTGGGGGTTAAGCAAAGATTTTTTAGATATGACATGCAAAAAGCAtgatccatttcagttcagttcagtggctcactcatgtccaactctttgtgaccccatggactacagcacgccaggattccctgtccatcaccaactcccggagcttgctcaaactcatgtccattgagtcactcatgccatccaaccatctcatcctgtattatccccttctcctcctgccttcaatcttgcccagcatcagggtcttttcaaatgagtcagttcttcacatcaggtggccaaagtattggagtttcagcttcagcatcagtccttccaaggaatattcaggactgatttcctttaggatggactggttggatctccttgcagtccaacggactctcaacagtcttctccaacaccacagttcaaaagcatcaattcttcggcactcagccttgtttgtagtccaactctcaaatccacgcatgactggaaaaaccatagctttgactgtatggacctttgtcaacaaagtaatgtctctgctttttaatatgctgtctaggtttgtcatagcttttcttccaaggagcaagcgtcttttaatttcatggctgcagtaaccatctgcagctattttggagcccaagaaaataaagtctgtcactatttccattgtttccccatgtatttgtcctgaagtgatgggaccggatgccatgatcttcattgggtttttgaatctgtagatttataTCTTTGCCAAATTTGGCAAGTTTTCAGCTCTtattatttcagatattttttccagctttgtacactttctattttctttatggaAGTCTGATGCAACAAATGttacactttttgttgttgttgttccacaGGTTCCTGGGGCtcttttcagctttttttcctCACTGTTCAGACTAATGTCTTCTGATCAGTCTTCATATTCAGTAACTCTTACCTCTGTCATCTCCATTTTGCTTTGGTATCTATCTGAGtttgtaaatttttgtttttaaaagtttccagttcaaacatttccattttgttatttatattttataatttctttactgaagttttctaatttttcagttGTTCCAAGGATGTTTACAATTATTTGTAAGAGCACTTTTATAATAGCTGATGTAAGTCTTTGTTAGATAACTCCAATATCTAAATCATCTTGGTATTGATATGTGTGGATTGtcttgtgtgagtgtgtgtgtgtgtgtgtgtctgagttgAGATTTTCCTGGTTATTCATATGCTAGGTAATTCTAGATTgtatcttaaatattttgaatactatGACATGAGACTTTGGGTcttatttaaagaataaagaatgtGGATATTTTTGTACTAGTATTTAATTGACCAAACTAGTTTCAGGATATAAGTTCTAACTGACCTCCTTTGGACTGTGGTTAGAATTTCATCCCAATCTTCAAAGGTTTTGTACCGGTATTTGAATCTGTCCCATGTTTGGGCCACCTAGTGACCAATCTGggacgtcagttcagttcagtcgctcaatcatgtcccactctttgtgaccccatggactgctgcactccaggcctctctgtccatccccagctcccagagtttactcaaactcatgtccattgagttagtgatgccatccaaacatctcatcctctgtcgtccccttttcctcctgccttctatctttcccagtatcagggtcttttcaaatgaatcagttcttggcatcgggtggccaaagtattggagtttcagcttcagcatctgtccttccaatgaatattcaggactgatttcctttaggatggactggttggatctccttgcagtccaagggactctcaacagtcttctccaacaccaccgttcaaaagcatcaattcttcagcattcagctttctttatagtccaactctcacatccatacatgactactggaaaaaccatagcttttactatacagacctttgttggcaaagtaatatctctgctttttaataagctgtctagttggtcataacatttcttccaaggagtaaatgtcttttaatttcatggctgcagtcaccatctgcagtgattttgaagcccccccaaataaagt
Above is a window of Bos indicus isolate NIAB-ARS_2022 breed Sahiwal x Tharparkar chromosome 8, NIAB-ARS_B.indTharparkar_mat_pri_1.0, whole genome shotgun sequence DNA encoding:
- the CCIN gene encoding calicin, producing the protein MKLEFTEKNYNSFVLQNLNKQRKRKEYWDIALTVDHHVFFAHRNVLAAVSPLVKNLISNHDMKTTDELFITIDPNYLSPTTVDQLLDYFYSGKVVISEQNVEELLRGAQYFNTPRLRIHCNDFLIKSIRRANCLRYLFLAELFELKEVSDLAYSGIRDNFHYWASPEGCVHFMRCPPVIFGRLLRDENLHVLNEDQALNALINWVCFRKDEREKYFKKFFNYINLNAVSNKTLMYASNKLMGMENSSAHSTLIESVLVDRKQERPTSLLSYQRKGALLDSVVILGGQKAHGKFNDGVFAYIIQENLWLKLSEMPYRAAALSATSAGRYIYISGGTTEQISGLKTAWRYDMDDNSWTKLPDLPIGLVFHTMVTCGGTVYSVGGSIAPRRYVSNIYRYDERKETWCLAGKMSIPMDGTAVITRGDRNLYIVTGRCLVKGYISRVGVVDCFDTNTGEVVQCITFPIEFNHRPLLSFHQDNILCVYSHRQSVEINLQKVKANKTTTSVPLLPNNCPLDVSHAICSVGDNKVFVCGGVTTTTDVQTKDYTINPNAYLLDQKAGEWKTLAPPPEALDCPACCLAKLPCKILQRI